CGCGATGCTCACGGAGATGCTGGAGCACGAGGACGACGTGCGGCGCGAGCCGATCGCGTTCAACTTCGCGGAGCTCGTCGGTCACGAGGAGATGTCGAAGGGCGGCCAGTGGACGAAGGCGCAGCTCCTCGACCTCAACAAGGTGAAGCTCGAGATCTTCAAGCGCACCGGCGTGTTCCCCGGTGCCGGTGACCGCCACCTCGTCGAGTTCTTCTCCGGCTTCCTCACCGAGGAGTCGCACTGGGGGCTCGACTGGGGCGTGAAGCTCACCGACATGGCCGAGCGCGAGCGCTGGCAGACGCGGCACATCGCCGACTTCGAGACGACGCTCGCGGCGCCCGAGATCTCGCGCATGGCGTCGGGGGAGATGGTGGCCGCGCTCATCGATTCCCGCATGAACGACAAGCCGCGCGACTTCCCGCTCAACATCGCGAACGCGGGTCAGGTGCCCGACCTCCCGAACGAGGTCGTGGTCGAGTCGATGTGCACGGTCGACGGCTCGGGTGTGCGCGGCCGCGACCGCGCGGTGCTGCCGCCCGTGCTCGCCGACACGGTTCGGCGCGTCTCGCTCTCACAGGAGCTCACGGTCGAGGCCGCCGTCACCGGTGATCGCGACACGGTCGTCGACGCGATGATGATCGACCCGCTCGCGGGCCGTATCGACTACCGCTCCATCCAGCAGATGGCCGACGAGATGATCGCCGCGACGTCGAAGTGGCTCCCGCAGTTCGCGTGAGGGAGTGGCGGGTCGAGAAGCTGACGGTTCGCGCCTACGACGACGTCGACGCGCTCGCCGCGGACGCGGCCGATGACGCGGCCGGGCAGATTCGCGAAGCGATCGCGGCGCGCGGCCACGCGAACCTCATGCTCGCGACGGGAACCTCGCAGCTCGTGTTCCTGGCGCGGCTCATCGCGATCGCCGGGCCCGATTCCGACGCCCCGATCGACTGGTCGCGTGTCACCGGCTTCCACATGGACGAGTACGTCGGCCTCCCGCCGACGCACCCCGCGAGCTTCCAGCGCTACATGCGTGAGCGTGTGGCCGCGCACCTGCCGTTCGGTGCCTTCCACTACGTCGATGGTGACGCGTCCGATCCCGACGAAGAGGCGGCGCGCTACGCGCAGCTGCTGATCGACCATCCGATCGACGTGTGCTGCCTCGGGATCGGCGAGAACGGCCACCTCGCGTTCAACGATCCGCCGGTCGCCGACTTCGACGATCCGCTCGTGGTGAAGGTCGTGGAGCTCGACGCGCGCTGCAAGCAGCAGCAGGTGGGGGAGGGACATTTCGCGACGCCGGCCGACGTGCCGCCGCGCGCGATCACCGTCACGGTTCCCGGTTTGCTGCGCGCCCGTCACGCGCTCGCGATCGTTCCCGAAGCGCGCAAGGCCGCGCCGGTGAAGGCCGCGCTCGAAGGTCCCTACGGCACCGCGTGTCCCGCGACCTTCCTGCGCACGCAGCCGCAGACGGTGCTCTATCTCGACGCCGAGTCCGCGTCGCAGCTGACGTGAGCGGGTCGCCCGACGTCAGCGCCGTGCTCCTCTTCCCGAGCGGGCGCGAGCTCGTGCGACGACTGCCGCCACTGTTGATCGGGATCGCGCTGATCGCCCTCGGTACGTCGCTGTCGGTGCGCGCGCACCTCGGGCTCTCGCCCTGGGACGTCTTCCACCAAGGCGTGTCGAAGCACACCGGTATCTCGCTCGGTTGGGTCATCGTGATCGTCGGCGCGGTCGTGCTGCTCGCGTGGATCCCGCTGCATCAACGGCTCGGAGTCGGCACGATCGTCAACACCGCGCTCGTCGGCACGCTCGTGAAGGTGTTCCTGCCCCACGTCGGCGCGCCCGACATGATCGTCGTGCGGGTCGCGATGCTGCTCGGCGCGATCGCGTCGTTCGGACTCGGTGGTGGGCTCTACATCGGCGCCGCGCTCGGACCGGGACCGCGCGACGGCTTGATGACCGCGATCACCGCGCGCGGTCACCGGCTCTGGGCCGTGCGGATGGTGCTGGAGCTCTCGGTCTTCGTCGTGGGCTGGGCGCTCGGTGGCAATGTCGGTATCGGCACCGCGCTCATCGCGTGCTCGCTCGGTCCGAGCATCCACTTCGCGCTGAACCGTTTCCACCTACCGGTGCCGCGCCCGTCCGAAGCGGTGCTCGGCGAATGAGCAGCCCGGCGCCGACCGAAGGCGCGGTCGGGGCACCACCGAGTGGCGACCGTCTGGATCGAGCGCCGGGCCAGTCGACACGGGGCGAAGCCGTATGAGCGACCGCACCGTCGGCGTTGGCATCATCGGCCGCGGGTTCGGACTACACGTCGTCTCCGACGCGTTTCGCAAGACCGAGGGCGTCGACGTGTTGGCGCCGGTCTCCGCGCGCGACGAACGAGCCGTCGCGGCGCTGATCGCGGATCCGCGCGTCGACCTCGTGTCGGTGCACTCACCGCCGTTCCTGCACGACCGGCACGTACGCATGGCGCTCGACGCGGGCCGTTCGGTGTTGTGCGACAAGCCGTTCACCGACTCGGTCGAGTTGTCTCGCCGACTCGCGGCCGACGTCGCGGGTGCGCCGGGCGTGCACCTCCTCAACTTCGAGTTCCGGTTCGACGCCGCGCGCCGCCACACGCGCGACACGATCACCGACGGTCGCCTCGGCGACGTCGAGCGGGTCTCGTGGACCCACTACAGCGCGGGTACGCGCCATCCGCTTCGGCCCTACGGCTGGCTCTTCGACCGCGCGCTCGGCGGCGGGTGGATCGGCGCTTGGGCGTCGCACGCGGTCGACACGTTGCGTTTCACGATCGGCGAGATCGACCGGGTCGTGAGCTCCACGCCGACGCTCACGGTCACGCATCGCGACGACGGCCACGGCGTCGCGCACGAGTGCACCGCGGAGGACGGGCTCACCGCGGTGCTCGCGCTCGCGAACGGCGCGATCGTGACCCTCGACTCGACCTACGCCGCGTCCCAGTCGGTGCCGCCGCGCATCACGATCGCCGGCCGTGACCAGACGCTCGTCAACTTGGGGGACCAGCGGGTCTTCGTCGTCGGTGCGGAGGTCGACGACGCGATCGCCCGGTCCGACGATGGCGACCGCCACGCCGCGCCGATGCGCGCCATGGCCGCGGCCGTGCGCGACTCGGTACGCGCCGGCGAGCCGCGGCACGGCATCGCCACGTTCGCCGACGGTGTCGCGTGCGACGAGGTGCTCGACGCCCTCCGCGCCCCGCCCCTCGTGCGTGTCGGACGGTGACCGTTACGAGGTGAGCGGCTGCGCGGCGGGTTGCGCCGCGAGCTCGAACGCGGTGCGCCAGCCGCGCGCGTCGAAGCCGGCACCGTGGAGGGTGAGGTTCGCCTCGGTCTGGAGCTCGTGACCCGACGGCAGACCGAGCGCGGCGAAGGCGTACGAGCGGGCGACGATGACGATCGCGCGGTCGAGGCGTGAGTCGGTGGCGAACGCGGCTGCTTGTGCGTCGTCGAACGCCGACGCGGCGTCGCTCGCCGCGGCGTGCTGCACGAACGCGAAGCCGGCGGCGAGCCGGGTGACGAGACGGTCGAGGTACGACCCGCCGCGGATCGACGAGAGCGACTCGCACACCGCGAGCGCGTCGTCCGGACGTCCGGCCGCGTCGAGCGCGAGTGCGTACGCGCTCCCGAGCGCGTAGCGGGGTCCGTCGTCGGTCGCCGCGCGGTAGGGGTCTTCGAGGGCGGCGATCGCCTCGTCGACCCGCGCGGTCTGCAAGAGCGTCATGCCGTGCACGAGCGCGCGGTCGACATCGCCGATGTCGCCGTCGCCGTCGCCGTCTTCGTCGAGTGCGAGCATCTCGTGCATCGCGGTGAGCGCGGTCTCGGTGTCGCCACGGTGCACGGAGACCGCGGTGTGGATCCCGAGCACGTTCTCGCGCATCGAGGGGTCGTGCATCGTCGACACGAGCGTGGCCGTGCGGGCGAGGAGCTCGTCGCACTCGCGGAAGCGCGTGAGGTTGTTCAACGCCCGGATCGTGGGCATCGACGCCATCATC
The window above is part of the Acidimicrobiia bacterium genome. Proteins encoded here:
- a CDS encoding glucosamine-6-phosphate deaminase is translated as MREWRVEKLTVRAYDDVDALAADAADDAAGQIREAIAARGHANLMLATGTSQLVFLARLIAIAGPDSDAPIDWSRVTGFHMDEYVGLPPTHPASFQRYMRERVAAHLPFGAFHYVDGDASDPDEEAARYAQLLIDHPIDVCCLGIGENGHLAFNDPPVADFDDPLVVKVVELDARCKQQQVGEGHFATPADVPPRAITVTVPGLLRARHALAIVPEARKAAPVKAALEGPYGTACPATFLRTQPQTVLYLDAESASQLT
- a CDS encoding Gfo/Idh/MocA family oxidoreductase, which encodes MSDRTVGVGIIGRGFGLHVVSDAFRKTEGVDVLAPVSARDERAVAALIADPRVDLVSVHSPPFLHDRHVRMALDAGRSVLCDKPFTDSVELSRRLAADVAGAPGVHLLNFEFRFDAARRHTRDTITDGRLGDVERVSWTHYSAGTRHPLRPYGWLFDRALGGGWIGAWASHAVDTLRFTIGEIDRVVSSTPTLTVTHRDDGHGVAHECTAEDGLTAVLALANGAIVTLDSTYAASQSVPPRITIAGRDQTLVNLGDQRVFVVGAEVDDAIARSDDGDRHAAPMRAMAAAVRDSVRAGEPRHGIATFADGVACDEVLDALRAPPLVRVGR